The Flavobacterium sp. 123 genome contains a region encoding:
- a CDS encoding outer membrane beta-barrel protein, with product MKKIILLATVCFMSIGAFAQAPLENGALQLNAGLGSSGWGTPIYVGLDYGVGNNFTVGGELSYQSKSATYASTKYKSTAIGIGANGNYHFNALLDIPSKWDLYAGLGINYYVWKYDNELYKTSDNSNIGLGAQIGGRYFFSDKFGVNLEVGGGSATSGAKIGVTYKL from the coding sequence ATGAAAAAAATCATTCTTTTAGCAACAGTTTGCTTTATGTCAATTGGTGCATTTGCGCAAGCCCCTTTAGAAAATGGTGCGTTACAATTAAATGCTGGCCTTGGATCTTCAGGATGGGGAACTCCTATTTATGTTGGTCTTGATTATGGTGTTGGAAATAATTTTACCGTTGGTGGTGAATTATCATATCAATCAAAAAGTGCAACTTATGCATCAACAAAATATAAATCAACAGCAATTGGAATTGGAGCTAATGGTAACTACCATTTTAATGCCCTTTTAGATATTCCTAGTAAATGGGACTTATATGCAGGTCTTGGAATTAATTATTACGTGTGGAAATATGACAATGAGTTGTATAAAACTAGTGACAATTCAAATATTGGACTTGGAGCACAAATTGGCGGTAGATACTTTTTTAGTGATAAATTTGGAGTAAATTTAGAAGTTGGTGGCGGTAGTGCAACATCTGGTGCTAAAATAGGAGTAACCTATAAATTATAG